From the genome of Agromyces intestinalis:
AGCAGTCCCATCGCGTAGTTCTTGTCGGTCGCGCTCGCCGAGTAGGAGATGAAGACCCGGTTGTTGCGGACCAGCACCGCCGCCCCCTCGACGACCTTGTGGCCGCGCTTCTCCCAGTCGTAGGTGGGCTGTGCGATGCGCACCGGCGTGCCGGTGATGGTCCACGGGTTCGTCATGCGCGCGATGTAGAGGTTGGAGTTCGAATCGATCCCCGACTCCGACTGGGCCCACACGAGATAGCGGTTGCCGTTGTGAGCGAACGTCGTCGCGTCCAGCGAGAAGCTCGCCCACGGGGTGACGATTCGCCCCTTCTCCGTCCAGTTCGCGGTCAGGGCGTTGGAACCGGTGCCCTCGAGCACGTACATCCGGATCGCCCAGATGTCGTTCGTCGCGCCCGCCGCGAAGTAGACGTACCACTTGCCGTCGATGAAGTGGATCTCGGGCGCCCAGATGTGGGCACCCATCTCACCGCTCGAGTGCTTGGTCCAGATCGTGGTCTCGGGGGCGGTGCGCAGACCGTTCAGGGTCGTCGCCCGGCGCAGCACGATACGGTCGTACGCCGGAACCGTCGCGGTCATGTAGTAGTAGCCGTCGGTGTGCTTGAAGATGTGCGGATCGGCGCGTTGCTGGATGAAGGGGTTCGTGAAGCTCGTCGAGGCGGCCGCCGCCGGACTGGCGACGACGAGCCCCGACAGCATCACGGCTGCTGCCGCCAGGGTGGCGACGATCGTGCGCCACAGCCCTCGGCGCGCAATGCGCCGCGGATTCGAGAGGTGTTCCATCTCACGTCCTTGGGGATGGGGAGGGGCGAGGCCCTCCGCGGATTGATTGGTGGTGGGTGTTCGGTGCTCGTACGCTCAGCGCGTCATGCGGCGGCGCGGAGCCATTGCTGGTTGTTGCCGTTGTTGCAGTCGTAGATCTTGATGATGGTGCCGTTGGCGGTCGACCAGCCGGGCACGTCGAGGCATCGTCCGGATCGTCGGTCGACGATCTGCACGTACCCGTTGCTGGTGCTGCGCAGGGTGAATTGCTGGTTGGTGCCGGTGTGGCAGTCGTACTGCTGGACCTCGGCGCCGTTGGCGGTGCCGGCGACATCCAGGCACTTGTTCGAGTGCACCGAGCGGATCCGTACGTAGCCGCTGCCGGCGTCTTCGAACTTCCACTGCTGCCAGGCTCCGCCGTTCCAGGCGTACTGGCCCACCTTCGCCCCGTTCGAGGTGTTCGGGTTCTGCACGTCCAGC
Proteins encoded in this window:
- a CDS encoding family 43 glycosylhydrolase, producing the protein MEHLSNPRRIARRGLWRTIVATLAAAAVMLSGLVVASPAAAASTSFTNPFIQQRADPHIFKHTDGYYYMTATVPAYDRIVLRRATTLNGLRTAPETTIWTKHSSGEMGAHIWAPEIHFIDGKWYVYFAAGATNDIWAIRMYVLEGTGSNALTANWTEKGRIVTPWASFSLDATTFAHNGNRYLVWAQSESGIDSNSNLYIARMTNPWTITGTPVRIAQPTYDWEKRGHKVVEGAAVLVRNNRVFISYSASATDKNYAMGLLTASTSSNLLSASSWSKRSTPVFQSNASTGQWGPGHNSFTVDETGADVLVYHARNYENISGEPLNNPDRHTRLQRLYWNSDGTPLFGVPVPDGSFTFGDTPPSIFTGGGASGGERVTNRHSGLVLDVQNPNTSNGAKVGQYAWNGGAWQQWKFEDAGSGYVRIRSVHSNKCLDVAGTANGAEVQQYDCHTGTNQQFTLRSTSNGYVQIVDRRSGRCLDVPGWSTANGTIIKIYDCNNGNNQQWLRAAA